From Zalophus californianus isolate mZalCal1 chromosome 16, mZalCal1.pri.v2, whole genome shotgun sequence, one genomic window encodes:
- the MRM1 gene encoding rRNA methyltransferase 1, mitochondrial: MALLLAVGGATWRCSGRLPARHFSGAARRGERPGGEELSRLLLDDLAPTSRSAGGLELLFGLSPCLLALRAARRRVTRLLLQAGRSGLQGERAELLRAAEARDIPVLRPRRQKLDALCRFQVHQGVCMEVSPLKPRPWTEVGEARPGDDPQQLWLVLESLQDPRNLGAVLRSAHFLGVDKVITSGRNSCPLTPVVSKASAGALEVMDVFSTDDLAGFLQAKARQGWLVAGTVGCPGPEISPSSEIPTTSCLEFLWDRPTLLVLGNEGSGLSPAVQASCQLALTVLPGRRLPPGLGSLNVSVAAGILLHSICSQRKGFPVEGKREHLLQDP, translated from the exons ATGGCACTGCTCTTGGCCGTCGGGGGCGCGACCTGGCGTTGCTCGGGTCGCCTCCCCGCGCGTCATTTCTCCGGAGCGGCGCGGCGTGGGGAGAGGCCAGGCGGGGAGGAGCTGAGCCGCCTGCTGCTGGACGACCTGGCGCCGACCTCGCGCTCTGCGGGGGGACTGGAACTTCTGTTTGGCCTGTCCCCTTGTCTCCTGGCCCTGCGGGCCGCCCGTCGCCGCGTGACCAGACTCCTGCTCCAGGCCGGCAGGTCCgggctgcagggggagagggcCGAGCTGCTCCGGGCGGCAGAGGCACGGGACATCCCCGTTCTGCGGCCCAGACGGCAGAAGCTGGACGCCCTGTGCCGCTTTCAGGTCCACCAGGGCGTCTGCATGGAGGTGAGCCCGCTGAAGCCTCGGCCTTGGACCGAGGTCGGGGAGGCGAGGCCAGGCGACGACCCCCAGCAGCTGTGGCTCGTCCTCGAGAGCCTCCAGGATCCCCGGAATCTTGGGGCCGTGCTGCGTTCTGCTCACTTCCTCGGAGTGGATAAAGTCATCACCAGCGGGAGAAACAG CTGCCCACTCACTCCGGTAGTCAGCAAGGCCAGCGCGGGGGCTCTGGAGGTGATGGACGTGTTCTCCACTGATGACCTGGCCGGCTTTCTACAG GCTAAAGCCCGGCAGGGCTGGCTCGTGGCTGGCACGGTGGGCTGCCCAGGGCCTGAGATTTCCCCGTCCTCTGAGATCCCCACCACTAGCTGCTTGGAGTTCCTCTGGGACCGGCCTACTCTCCTAGTGCTGG GTAACGAGGGCTCGGGCCTGTCCCCGGCCGTGCAAGCCTCCTGCCAGCTGGCGCTTACCGTCCTGCCCGGCCGGCGGCTGCCTCCTGGACTGGGGTCCTTGAATGTCTCCGTGGCTGCAG GAATTCTTCTTCACTCCATTTGCAGCCAGAGGAAGGGTTTCCCtgtggaggggaagagagagcacCTTCTCCAAGACCCCTGA
- the DHRS11 gene encoding dehydrogenase/reductase SDR family member 11 yields the protein MGRVAGVRRVEPQPRARQNGGGFGRGSERSGSAAAAAVAVTEERLSPCDPGRSSAIQMSGSRSEVGGRLGTTARAGMERWRDRLALVTGASGGIGAAVARALVQQGLKVVGCARTVGNIEELAAECKSAGYPGTLIPHRCDLSSEEDILSMFSAVRSQHSGVDICINNAGLARPDTLLSGSTSGWKDMFNVNVLALSICTREAYRSMKERKVDDGHIININSMSGHQVSPHSMIHFYSATKYAVTALTEGLRQELREAQTHIRATCISPEVVETQFAFKLHDKDPEKAAATYECIKCLKPEDVAEAVIYVLSTPPHVQIGDIQMRPTEQVI from the exons ATGGGGCGGGTGGCGGGGGTGCGGAGGGTGGAGCCCCAGCCCCGGGCCCGGCAGAATGGAGGCGGGTTCGGGCGCGGCTCGGAGCGTAGCGGATCGGCTGCTGCAGCGGCCGTGGCGGTGACCGAAGAGCGGCTGAGCCCCTGCGACCCTGGGCGGAGCTCCGCGATCCAAATGTCCGGCTCCCGGAGCGAAGTGGGCGGGCGGCTCGGGACCACCGCTAGGGCTGGCATGGAGCGGTGGCGGGACCGGCTGGCGTTGGTGACAGGAGCTTCGGGGGGCATCGGCGCGGCTGTGGCCCGGGCCCTGGTCCAGCAGGGACTGAAGGTAGTGGGTTGTGCCCGCACCGTGGGCAACATCGAG GAGCTGGCTGCCGAATGTAAGAGTGCAGGCTACCCCGGGACTTTGATCCCCCACAGATGTGACCTGTCCAGCGAGGAGGATATCCTCTCCATGTTCTCGGCCGTCCGATCTCAGCATAGCGGTGTGGACATCTGCATCAACAATGCTGGCTTGGCCCGGCCTGACACCCTGCTGTCAGGCAGTACCAGCGGCTGGAAGGACATGTTCAAT GTGAACGTGCTGGCCCTCAGCATCTGCACCCGGGAGGCCTACCGGTCCATGAAGGAACGCAAGGTGGATGACGGGCATATCATTAACATCAACAG cATGTCGGGTCACCAAGTGTCACCCCACTCCATGATCCATTTCTATAGTGCTACCAAGTATGCTGTCACCGCCCTGACAGAGGGACTGAGGCAAGAGCTTCGGGAGGCCCAGACCCACATCCGAGCCACG TGCATCTCTCCAGAAGTGGTGGAGACACAATTCGCCTTCAAACTCCATGACAAGGACCCTGAGAAGGCAGCTGCCACCTATGAATGCATAAAG TGTCTCAAGCCCGAGGATGTGGCCGAGGCTGTCATCTATGTCCTCAGCACCCCTCCACATGTCCAG ATTGGAGATATCCAGATGAGGCCCACGGAGCAGGTGATCTAG